The following nucleotide sequence is from Catenulispora sp. GP43.
GACTTCGGCGGAAGGAGCCGAGGGCCCGGGTCGCCACCGGGCCCTCGGAGCTCCTTTCCGCTAGATCAAACTTATAACGCTGATGAGGGTGATCACGGAGGCTTCCTCATCAACCTCATATTCGATGAGGCCCAGAGAGCTCACCGCCCAGGCCCGCTTCGTGACTCCACCAGCTGTTCTTTCGGCGACGTCGCCACCTTGTCCGTAGGGGTCGTTGCCGATCTCCAAACAAGCCATCACGAACATCGCGTGTGCCATCTCAGGCATTGCGGCGATTGCCTCAGTCAACGCCATCTCGAAGATAGTGCTGTACCTCATGCCGCCTGTTGGGCCCGCTCTTGCTCCCAGCGCTCCCGGTAACCAGGGAATGCCTCATCGAACGGGATGCCGTTACCCGTGGCAAGGCTCCGGTCCGACCGGAACGCTTCCAGTCGGCCTGCCTTGTTCAGCACAGCGATGATGAACCAGTACCCGAAGGTTTTCTGCAAATCGTCGATGTGCGCCGACTCGATGGCCGCATTGAACTCGGCGACCTCATCCTCGGGCAGCGCTTCGCGGACTGCGACGATAGTGCGGTCTAAGCGGACCGTGTAGTGACTCAACTCTTTCTTCCTTTCCTTGCCGGCCCGCAGCCACCTCCACTGTGACACCCGCAACACCCCCGTGTCGCCTCAAGCCGCACCCCACCAGGAAAGTTACCCGCTGGTAGCCTTCCCTCATGACTTCAGACCCGGCCGCGCTGTTCAACCCGCGCACCCTCGACTTCTCGCGCTTCGACGAGGAGACCCAGCGGCTGCTCACGGCCGTCGTCGACTGGTTCGAGGGGCGGGGCAAGCGGCGCCTGCTCGCCGAGGACCTGGACCGGGTCTGGTACGCCGACTTCCTGGAGTTCGCCGCGAAGGAGAAGCTCTTCGCGACCTTCCAGACCCCCGCGACCGACGCCTTCGGCCCGGCCGCGCCGGCGCAGCGCTGGGACACCGCGCGCAACGCCGCGCTGAGCGAGATCCTCGGCTTCTATGGGCTGCCGTACTGGTACACCTGGCAGGTCACCGTCCTGGGCCTCGGGCCGGTCTGGATGTCGGAGAACGCCGCCGCGCGCGAGCGGGCCGCGCGGCTGCTCGACGAGGGCCATGTCTTCGCCTTCGGCCTGTCGGAGAAGGAGCACGGCGCCGACGTCTACTCAACCGACATGATCCTCACCCCGGACGGCGACGGCGGCTACACCGCCACCGGCGGCAAGTACTACATCGGCAACGGCAACGTGGCCGGTCTGGTCTCCGTCTTCGGCCGGCGCTCCGACGTCGAGGGTCCCGACGGCTACGTCTTCTTCGCCGTGGACAGCCGCCACGAGAAGTTCGAGCTGGTGCAGAACGTCGTCGACTCGCAGATGTTCGTCAGCGAGTTCAAGCTGCACGAATACCCGGTCACCGAGGCCGACATCCTGCACGCCGGCGCCGACGCCTTCAGCGCCGCGCTGAACACCGTCAACGTCGGCAAGTTCAACCTGTGCACGGCCTCGGTGGGCATCGCGGAGCACTCGTTCTACGAGGCCATCACGCACGCCCACAACCGCATCCTGTACGGCCACCCGGTCACCGACTTCGGCCACGTCCGCGCCTCCTTCGTCGACGCCTACGCCCGCCTGGTCGCGATGAAGCTGTTCAGCGCCCGCGCCGTCGACTACTTCCGCAGCGCGAACGCCGAGGACCGCCGCTACCTGCTGTTCAACCCGGTCACCAAGATGAAGGTGACCTCCGAGGGCGAGCGGGTCGTGGACCTGCTCTGGGACGTGATCGCGGCCCGCGGCTTCGAGAAGGACACCTACTTCAACGGCGCCACCCACTACATCAGGGCCCTGCCGAAGCTGGAGGGCACGGTCCACGTGAACCTCGCGCTGGTGCTGAAGTTCATGCCGAACTACCTACGCGTCTTTGACGGCATTGAGCACAGCGCGCCGCAGGACTACCCCGAGGTGCCCACGCGCTCCGACGCCGCCGACGACGCCTTCCTGTT
It contains:
- a CDS encoding acyl-CoA dehydrogenase family protein; translation: MTSDPAALFNPRTLDFSRFDEETQRLLTAVVDWFEGRGKRRLLAEDLDRVWYADFLEFAAKEKLFATFQTPATDAFGPAAPAQRWDTARNAALSEILGFYGLPYWYTWQVTVLGLGPVWMSENAAARERAARLLDEGHVFAFGLSEKEHGADVYSTDMILTPDGDGGYTATGGKYYIGNGNVAGLVSVFGRRSDVEGPDGYVFFAVDSRHEKFELVQNVVDSQMFVSEFKLHEYPVTEADILHAGADAFSAALNTVNVGKFNLCTASVGIAEHSFYEAITHAHNRILYGHPVTDFGHVRASFVDAYARLVAMKLFSARAVDYFRSANAEDRRYLLFNPVTKMKVTSEGERVVDLLWDVIAARGFEKDTYFNGATHYIRALPKLEGTVHVNLALVLKFMPNYLRVFDGIEHSAPQDYPEVPTRSDAADDAFLFHQGPARGLGKVRFHDWRAAYREAAGVPNVARFTEQAEALTQFLATCPPDEAQQKDLDFLLNLGHLFTLVVYGQLVLEQARLTGLEDEVVDQIFDFLVRDFSEYAVALHGKASSTPEQQAWALGAVRKPVVDEARFGRIWERVAALSGAYEMRP